The following proteins are co-located in the Eublepharis macularius isolate TG4126 chromosome 5, MPM_Emac_v1.0, whole genome shotgun sequence genome:
- the APCDD1L gene encoding protein APCDD1-like, translating into MLRSWWLVGLCIAYTSGKKLWDVPVSPEELANLGKLRWEPQCQYQLRHLQDGARISALLPPRLEGHWISTGCEVRPGPEFLTRSYIFYANRLFKAYQFYYRDPSCRDPTYSLVIKGKVRLRQASWITRGATEADYHLHKVGIVFHSQRAMQETVARINQTSGEQCNGFLPPGRTWTSGALYELLSAKAERDCTAGLGFAMHELSLVRVEKYEQPLLLQKNQGSREVEELYLGDIHTQWSERLHYRPTGYQRPLQNAVHHIHPCPACGIIYRADEHHPPILPVRPELPMLLSGRWVSSRCEVRPAVLFLTRYFTFHGSNRSWEGYYYHYSDPLCKQPTFTVYASGHYNLGGPSLVVRGGTELVFKVTQARVTPMDQATLAMLNSSDFGSCGEPGSWRLGKELDVTHTNGCAALGIRLPHTEYELFKIEQDAKDRSLLFIGERPTDGSSPNTPSKRPTSYQSPLIQCAGPSGTFLRHIKPNYLGKLEDYLNSAALKPRSRAFLLAVLAPLLIRWD; encoded by the exons CTTACACCTCTGGAAAGAAGCTGTGGGATGTCCCCGTATCTCCTGAGGAACTGGCCAACCTTGGAAAACTACGGTGGGAGCCCCAGTGCCAGTACCAATTGCGCCACCTTCAGGATGGTGCCAGAATTTCAGCTCTTTTGCCTCCCCGGTTGGAAGGTCACTGGATTTCAACAGG GTGTGAGGTACGTCCAGGACCCGAATTCCTCACTCGTTCATATATATTCTATGCCAATCGCCTCTTCAAAGCGTATCAGTTCTACTACCGAGACCCTTCCTGCCGGGACCCCACCTACTCCCTAGTCATCAAAGGCAAAGTCCGGCTCCGCCAGGCCTCCTGGATCACCCGTGGCGCTACAGAAGCTGATTACCACCTTCACAAAGTTGGCATTGTCTTTCACAGCCAGAGGGCCATGCAGGAAACAGTTGCCCGTATCAACCAGACGTCGGGAGAGCAGTGCAACGGATTCTTGCCACCTGGGCGGACGTGGACGTCTGGTGCTCTCTACGAGCTTCTGAGTGCCAAAGCAGAGCGAGATTGCACAGCTGGCCTCGGCTTTGCCATGCACGAACTTAGCCTGGTACGGGTGGAGAAGTATGAACAGCCCTTGCTGCTCCAGAAAAACCAGGGCAGCAGGGAAGTGGAGGAGCTGTACCTGGGGGACATTCACACGCAGTGGTCCGAGAGGCTCCATTATCGGCCAACAGGATACCAGCGCCCCCTGCAGAATGCGGTG CATCATATCCATCCTTGCCCTGCCTGTGGGATTATATACAGAGCAGACGAACATCACCCGCCCATACTGCCCGTCAGGCCTGAGCTCCCGATGCTGCTGAGCGGGCGCTGGGTGAGTTCTCGGTGTGAGGTACGGCCAGCAGTCCTTTTCCTTACGAGGTACTTCACCTTCCATGGCAGCAACCGCAGCTGGGAAGGGTATTATTATCACTATTCTGACCCTCTCTGCAAACAACCAACTTTCACTGTGTATGCCTCGGGCCACTACAATCTGGGAGGGCCGTCCCTTGTTGTGAGAGGAGGCACGGAGCTCGTTTTTAAGGTGACTCAAGCTCGGGTGACACCGATGGATCAGGCAACCTTGGCGATGCTAAACTCCTCTGACTTTGGAAGCTGTGGGGAGCCTGGCTCTTGGAGGCTCGGGAAAGAGCTGGACGTGACTCACACAAACGGATGCGCAGCCCTGGGCATCAGGCTCCCCCACACAGAGTACGAACTCTTCAAAATTGAGCAGGATGCAAAAGACCGTAGCTTGCTGTTCATTGGTGAGAGGCCTACGGATGGATCTAGCCCCAACACGCCCAGCAAGCGGCCCACCTCTTACCAGTCGCCTCTCATCCAGTGTGCTGGGCCCTCAGGTACCTTCTTGAGACACATTAAGCCAAACTACCTGGGGAAATTAGAGGACTACCTTAACAGCGCAGCACTAAAGCCCCGATCCAGGGCATTTTTGCTAGCAGTTCTGGCCCCGCTGCTCATCAGGTGGGACTAA